The Sesamum indicum cultivar Zhongzhi No. 13 linkage group LG6, S_indicum_v1.0, whole genome shotgun sequence genome has a segment encoding these proteins:
- the LOC105164522 gene encoding uncharacterized protein LOC105164522, whose amino-acid sequence MFERWREDNRMVRSIVLASMKNDIQEQYDRHDDAESIMLRMKEVYAVSERHIRYAVTKAFYGIKMLSLMEKLEDLQAGLDNDTYIDVILQSLPPSCNPFFVNYNTNWHEKSINKLISMLVQYETMTKKSAPSVLDGKASTSKVKGKGQTLEEKKGKATAAGSALSALVAPV is encoded by the coding sequence atgtttgaaaggtGGCGCGAGGACAACCGGATGGTCCGCAGCATCGTACTAGCATCGATGAAAAATGATATCCAGGAACAGTACGATAGGCATGATGATGCCGAGTCGATAATGCTCCGCATGAAAGAGGTTTATGCGGTTTCGGaaaggcatattagatatgccgtCACAAAAGCATTTTATGGGATCAAGATGCTTTCCCTCATGGAAAAGCTCGAGGATCTTCAAGCTGGGCTTGATAATGACACATATATTGACGTGATCCTCCAGTCACTTCCTCCCTCTTGCAATCCATTTTTCGTAAATTACAACACGAATTGGCATGAGAAGTCCATAAACAAGTTGATTAGCATGTTGGTCCAATACGAGACAATGACCAAAAAGTCTGCACCATCGGTGTTGGATGGGAAAGCTTCGACCTCTAAAGTAAAAGGCAAGGGCCAGACGCTGGAAGAGAAGAAGGGTAAGGCAACTGCCGCTGGAAGTGCTTTGAGTGCTCTTGTTGCCCCAGTGTaa